One genomic region from Leptolyngbyaceae cyanobacterium JSC-12 encodes:
- a CDS encoding hypothetical protein (IMG reference gene:2510097932) yields the protein MMNLSTVLRLSSKRSQAQSLLVGSLSVLGLISGVLVSEVVYAQAPGDMAQYTRVARQIEQQRMQDYAEVKQIMGGTVPENVCQRRDTPQRVQEICERFENTSRDIITRNGMSVPKFNEITRYCQQNPKPKECPR from the coding sequence ATGATGAACCTTTCAACTGTTTTACGGCTTTCTTCTAAGCGTTCACAGGCTCAATCGCTGCTAGTAGGCAGCTTATCTGTCTTGGGTTTAATCTCTGGAGTGTTGGTGTCTGAGGTTGTTTATGCGCAGGCTCCTGGCGATATGGCTCAATACACTAGGGTTGCCCGCCAGATTGAGCAACAGCGGATGCAAGACTATGCTGAAGTCAAACAAATTATGGGCGGGACGGTTCCCGAAAATGTTTGCCAGCGGCGAGATACTCCTCAAAGAGTTCAGGAAATCTGCGAACGCTTTGAAAATACCTCCCGCGATATCATTACGCGCAATGGTATGTCCGTCCCCAAATTCAACGAAATTACGCGCTACTGCCAGCAAAATCCCAAGCCAAAAGAATGCCCGCGTTAA